From Mytilus edulis chromosome 9, xbMytEdul2.2, whole genome shotgun sequence, the proteins below share one genomic window:
- the LOC139487917 gene encoding uncharacterized protein, with product MDGVDSSLQGNSQSLDIRPYQFEPLLVENNQEEDINSSSEESDIDDLSSNVDRLVNTNWCDCGNCNSMTTADECVCCSDISAVSYLMQPDDLNCITEHEVFIANCLNRHVLQVSMYAYMEHVGPFDDNEPINEKYRFMAYRRFVQWIWHRLGRHNRKILPACVVKKIRDSFPSEEYCGFKYAVVN from the exons ATGGACGGTGTTGACAGCAGTTTACAAGGCAATTCTCAAAGTTTAGATATTCGACCGTATCAGTTTGAGCCGTTACTTGTTGAAAATAATCAAGAAGAAGATATAAATTCGTCATCCGAAGAGTCCGACATTGACGATCTTTCAAGCAATGTCGATCGCCTTGTAAACACAAACTG GTGTGATTGTGGAAACTGCAATTCCATGACAACAGCAGATGAATGTGTATGCTGTTCAGACATATCAGCTGTAAGCTATTTAATGCAACCAGATGACTTAAACTGCATCACAGAACATGAGGTCTTTATTGCCAACTGCTTAAACCGTCATGTGTTGCAAGTCAGCATGTATGCATACATGGAGCATGTTGGTCCATTTGACGACAATGAACCCATCAATGA GAAATATAGGTTTATGGCATATAGGAGATTTGTTCAATGGATATGGCATCGTCTTGGACGTCACAACAGAAAGATCTTGCCTGCATGTGTTGTGAAAAAAATTAGAGACAGTTTCCCGTCTGAAGAATACTGTGGCTTCAAATATGCAGTTGTGAATTAA
- the LOC139487916 gene encoding uncharacterized protein isoform X1, translated as MVLCAASGCNNRHKKDNLISFFRFPINPQTRKAWTHYCKRWDFLPGASHRLCSAHFTNSCYDRDPEVMKNLEGCPTMKPKLRPNAVPDIQLTQPTTAEPKPSIPKRGAYEKRRKAEILQLAYDNYERETECVQLQVPDSTTTPEPEPELPTSIVTENNTSKVTMVTQTTPPPSPKVVKHKKSQSYLRPQQRTRKHQTDLKITQPSATYSTIATQTDDDITKCTCASTLTTTTHTTSAQNSDDDEVSSHADSDEDYQPSDDDQSSDANDDDMNDEPKNYRLNAKATPEEQKQFLVSESALAELLSVCRYCSSEAVPVITVSKGTLIETNSICVNGHLSIWKSQSSHNSLPWSNLMTATAIMLSGCNATSVLRMFDHLNVQMFSMRTYNRLQSFYVSPAATMAWDSEQSSLLQQLRGSDVILGGDARCDSPGYSAKYGSYTLMDLQTKKILDFQLIQSNEVKGSTHMELEGLKRALGFLKDYVNIKEVVTDRHSSIKKYMRISEGDKKHLFDVWHVAKGVSKKLEAAAKKSGGKDIRPWIKSIVNHIYWISSSCGMDGDLKTAKWLSIMNHMCNKHEGHSSIYPKCDHGELSQDRQWLEEGSVPYKRMKAVVESKYLLTDVPKLSPVYQTYALEVFHSVVNNFAPKSTHFFYSSMLARLCVAALHYNENCNRDRAFTKDGLQCFSMVYPKAKKGKEAVVKSRPSPATYDYVLLIKQAVVSRREHDCSSYSNAAGDVKILQNHFPVSLTQTFEPFQKADLIARHRSRFQR; from the exons ATGGTTCTGTGTGCTGCCAGTGGGTGCAACAATAGACATAAGAAGGACAACTTAATTAGTTTTTTTCGTTTTCCAATTAACCCGCAAACCAGGAAGGCGTGGACACATTATTGTAAGAGATGGGACTTCCTACCAGGCGCTAGTCATAGACTTTGTTCCGCCCATTTTACAAATTCATGTTACGATCGTGACCCAGAAGTAATGAAGAACCTTGAGGGATGTCCTACCATGAAGCCAAAACTCCGTCCAAATGCTGTACCTGACATTCAATTGACACAACCAACAACAGCTGAGCCAAAGCCATCTATACCTAAGCGTGGAGCTTATGAGAAGCGGAGAAAAGCTgag ATCCTACAGCTTGCATATGACAACTATGAACGAGAGACCGAATGTGTACAACTCCAAGTACCAGACAGTACCACAACACCAGAACCAGAACCAGAGCTGCCAACCTCCATTGTTACAGAGAACAATACATCCAAAGTTACCATGGTTACACAGACTACTCCACCACCATCaccaaaagtagtaaaacacaAGAAAAGCCAATCCTACCTCCGTCCACAGCAACGTACCAGGAAACATCAAACAGATCTTAAGATTACACAACCTTCAGCAACATACAGTACAATTGCTACACAGACTGATGATgacattacaaaatgtacatgtgcCAGTACTCTAACTACAACAACTCACACCACTTCAGCCCAAAACTCTGATGACGATGAGGTTTCCAGCCATGCAGATAGTGATGAGGACTACCAACCCTCAGATGATGATCAGAG ttctgaTGCTAACGACGATGACATGAATGATGAACCCAAAAACTACCGTCTTAACGCAAAAGCAACCCCTGAAGAACAGAAGCAGTTCCTTGTAAGCGAGTCAGCCCTAGCAGAGTTATTGTCCGTGTGCAGATATTGCAGCAGTGAAGCTGTTCCAGTGATTACAGTATCCAAGGGTACCCTGATTGAGACAAACTCTATCTGTGTAAATGGACATTTGTCCATCTGGAAAAGCCAGTCCAGCCACAACAGCCTGCCATGGAGCAACTTAATGACAGCTACAGCAATTATGTTAAGTGGATGCAACGCAACATCAGTTCTTAGAATGTTTGACCACCTAAATGTCCAGATGTTTTCTATGAGGACTTATAACAGACTACAGTCTTTTTATGTTTCACCAGCAGCTACCATGGCCTGGGATTCCGAACAGTCCAGTTTGCTACAGCAATTGAGAGGGTCTGATGTTATATTGGGAGGTGATGCAAGGTGTGATTCCCCGGGTTATTCTGCCAAGTATGGGTCGTACACCCTAATGGACCTACAGACAAAGAAAATCCTTGACTTCCAATTGATACAG agCAACGAGGTGAAAGGTTCAACGCACATGGAACTAGAGGGCTTGAAGCGTGCTCTGGGATTTCTTAAAGACTATGTAAATATTAAAGAAGTTGTGACAGACAGACACTCATCCATCAAGAAGTATATGAGGATCAGCGAGGGCGACAAAAAACATCTTTTTGATGTATGGCATGTAGCTAAAG GCGTTTCAAAGAAGTTAGAAGCGGCAGCAAAAAAGAGTGGAGGCAAAGACATCCGTCCATGGATCAAATCCATTGTTAACCATATCTACTGGATTTCCTCTTCTTGTGGAATGGATGGGGATTTGAAGACAGCCAAGTGGTTGTCCATCATGAACCACATGTGCAACAAGCATGAAGGGCATTCTAGCATATATCCAAAGTGCGACCATGGTGAATTATCACAAGACCGTCAATGGCTTGAAGAAg GTTCTGTGCCGTATAAGAGAATGAAAGCTGTTGTAGAGAGCAAATACCTTCTGACAGATGTACCAAAGTTATCTCCAGTGTACCAGACCTATGCCTTGGAGGTTTTCCATTCTGTGGTTAACAACTTTGCACCAAAGAGCACCCACTTTTTCTACTCATCTATGCTTGCAAg ATTGTGTGTTGCAGCATTGCACTACAACGAGAACTGCAACAGAGATAGAGCTTTCACTAAAGATGGTCTGCAATGCTTCAGCATGGTTTATCCCAAAGCAAAGAAAGGCAAAGAAGCTGTTGTTAAATCCAGACCTTCACCAGCTACTTATG ATTATGTTCTGCTGATCAAGCAAGCTGTTGTTTCCAGAAGGGAACATGACTGCTCGTCCTATTCGAATGCTGCAGGGGATGTAAAGATACTTCAAAACCATTTTCCGGTCAGTTTGACACAGACATTCGAGCCATTCCAAAAGGCAGACCTCATTGCAAGACACAGGTCCCGCTTTCAGAGATAG
- the LOC139487916 gene encoding uncharacterized protein isoform X2 translates to MVLCAASGCNNRHKKDNLISFFRFPINPQTRKAWTHYCKRWDFLPGASHRLCSAHFTNSCYDRDPEVMKNLEGCPTMKPKLRPNAVPDIQLTQPTTAEPKPSIPKRGAYEKRRKAELAYDNYERETECVQLQVPDSTTTPEPEPELPTSIVTENNTSKVTMVTQTTPPPSPKVVKHKKSQSYLRPQQRTRKHQTDLKITQPSATYSTIATQTDDDITKCTCASTLTTTTHTTSAQNSDDDEVSSHADSDEDYQPSDDDQSSDANDDDMNDEPKNYRLNAKATPEEQKQFLVSESALAELLSVCRYCSSEAVPVITVSKGTLIETNSICVNGHLSIWKSQSSHNSLPWSNLMTATAIMLSGCNATSVLRMFDHLNVQMFSMRTYNRLQSFYVSPAATMAWDSEQSSLLQQLRGSDVILGGDARCDSPGYSAKYGSYTLMDLQTKKILDFQLIQSNEVKGSTHMELEGLKRALGFLKDYVNIKEVVTDRHSSIKKYMRISEGDKKHLFDVWHVAKGVSKKLEAAAKKSGGKDIRPWIKSIVNHIYWISSSCGMDGDLKTAKWLSIMNHMCNKHEGHSSIYPKCDHGELSQDRQWLEEGSVPYKRMKAVVESKYLLTDVPKLSPVYQTYALEVFHSVVNNFAPKSTHFFYSSMLARLCVAALHYNENCNRDRAFTKDGLQCFSMVYPKAKKGKEAVVKSRPSPATYDYVLLIKQAVVSRREHDCSSYSNAAGDVKILQNHFPVSLTQTFEPFQKADLIARHRSRFQR, encoded by the exons ATGGTTCTGTGTGCTGCCAGTGGGTGCAACAATAGACATAAGAAGGACAACTTAATTAGTTTTTTTCGTTTTCCAATTAACCCGCAAACCAGGAAGGCGTGGACACATTATTGTAAGAGATGGGACTTCCTACCAGGCGCTAGTCATAGACTTTGTTCCGCCCATTTTACAAATTCATGTTACGATCGTGACCCAGAAGTAATGAAGAACCTTGAGGGATGTCCTACCATGAAGCCAAAACTCCGTCCAAATGCTGTACCTGACATTCAATTGACACAACCAACAACAGCTGAGCCAAAGCCATCTATACCTAAGCGTGGAGCTTATGAGAAGCGGAGAAAAGCTgag CTTGCATATGACAACTATGAACGAGAGACCGAATGTGTACAACTCCAAGTACCAGACAGTACCACAACACCAGAACCAGAACCAGAGCTGCCAACCTCCATTGTTACAGAGAACAATACATCCAAAGTTACCATGGTTACACAGACTACTCCACCACCATCaccaaaagtagtaaaacacaAGAAAAGCCAATCCTACCTCCGTCCACAGCAACGTACCAGGAAACATCAAACAGATCTTAAGATTACACAACCTTCAGCAACATACAGTACAATTGCTACACAGACTGATGATgacattacaaaatgtacatgtgcCAGTACTCTAACTACAACAACTCACACCACTTCAGCCCAAAACTCTGATGACGATGAGGTTTCCAGCCATGCAGATAGTGATGAGGACTACCAACCCTCAGATGATGATCAGAG ttctgaTGCTAACGACGATGACATGAATGATGAACCCAAAAACTACCGTCTTAACGCAAAAGCAACCCCTGAAGAACAGAAGCAGTTCCTTGTAAGCGAGTCAGCCCTAGCAGAGTTATTGTCCGTGTGCAGATATTGCAGCAGTGAAGCTGTTCCAGTGATTACAGTATCCAAGGGTACCCTGATTGAGACAAACTCTATCTGTGTAAATGGACATTTGTCCATCTGGAAAAGCCAGTCCAGCCACAACAGCCTGCCATGGAGCAACTTAATGACAGCTACAGCAATTATGTTAAGTGGATGCAACGCAACATCAGTTCTTAGAATGTTTGACCACCTAAATGTCCAGATGTTTTCTATGAGGACTTATAACAGACTACAGTCTTTTTATGTTTCACCAGCAGCTACCATGGCCTGGGATTCCGAACAGTCCAGTTTGCTACAGCAATTGAGAGGGTCTGATGTTATATTGGGAGGTGATGCAAGGTGTGATTCCCCGGGTTATTCTGCCAAGTATGGGTCGTACACCCTAATGGACCTACAGACAAAGAAAATCCTTGACTTCCAATTGATACAG agCAACGAGGTGAAAGGTTCAACGCACATGGAACTAGAGGGCTTGAAGCGTGCTCTGGGATTTCTTAAAGACTATGTAAATATTAAAGAAGTTGTGACAGACAGACACTCATCCATCAAGAAGTATATGAGGATCAGCGAGGGCGACAAAAAACATCTTTTTGATGTATGGCATGTAGCTAAAG GCGTTTCAAAGAAGTTAGAAGCGGCAGCAAAAAAGAGTGGAGGCAAAGACATCCGTCCATGGATCAAATCCATTGTTAACCATATCTACTGGATTTCCTCTTCTTGTGGAATGGATGGGGATTTGAAGACAGCCAAGTGGTTGTCCATCATGAACCACATGTGCAACAAGCATGAAGGGCATTCTAGCATATATCCAAAGTGCGACCATGGTGAATTATCACAAGACCGTCAATGGCTTGAAGAAg GTTCTGTGCCGTATAAGAGAATGAAAGCTGTTGTAGAGAGCAAATACCTTCTGACAGATGTACCAAAGTTATCTCCAGTGTACCAGACCTATGCCTTGGAGGTTTTCCATTCTGTGGTTAACAACTTTGCACCAAAGAGCACCCACTTTTTCTACTCATCTATGCTTGCAAg ATTGTGTGTTGCAGCATTGCACTACAACGAGAACTGCAACAGAGATAGAGCTTTCACTAAAGATGGTCTGCAATGCTTCAGCATGGTTTATCCCAAAGCAAAGAAAGGCAAAGAAGCTGTTGTTAAATCCAGACCTTCACCAGCTACTTATG ATTATGTTCTGCTGATCAAGCAAGCTGTTGTTTCCAGAAGGGAACATGACTGCTCGTCCTATTCGAATGCTGCAGGGGATGTAAAGATACTTCAAAACCATTTTCCGGTCAGTTTGACACAGACATTCGAGCCATTCCAAAAGGCAGACCTCATTGCAAGACACAGGTCCCGCTTTCAGAGATAG
- the LOC139487916 gene encoding uncharacterized protein isoform X3 — protein MVTQTTPPPSPKVVKHKKSQSYLRPQQRTRKHQTDLKITQPSATYSTIATQTDDDITKCTCASTLTTTTHTTSAQNSDDDEVSSHADSDEDYQPSDDDQSSDANDDDMNDEPKNYRLNAKATPEEQKQFLVSESALAELLSVCRYCSSEAVPVITVSKGTLIETNSICVNGHLSIWKSQSSHNSLPWSNLMTATAIMLSGCNATSVLRMFDHLNVQMFSMRTYNRLQSFYVSPAATMAWDSEQSSLLQQLRGSDVILGGDARCDSPGYSAKYGSYTLMDLQTKKILDFQLIQSNEVKGSTHMELEGLKRALGFLKDYVNIKEVVTDRHSSIKKYMRISEGDKKHLFDVWHVAKGVSKKLEAAAKKSGGKDIRPWIKSIVNHIYWISSSCGMDGDLKTAKWLSIMNHMCNKHEGHSSIYPKCDHGELSQDRQWLEEGSVPYKRMKAVVESKYLLTDVPKLSPVYQTYALEVFHSVVNNFAPKSTHFFYSSMLARLCVAALHYNENCNRDRAFTKDGLQCFSMVYPKAKKGKEAVVKSRPSPATYDYVLLIKQAVVSRREHDCSSYSNAAGDVKILQNHFPVSLTQTFEPFQKADLIARHRSRFQR, from the exons ATGGTTACACAGACTACTCCACCACCATCaccaaaagtagtaaaacacaAGAAAAGCCAATCCTACCTCCGTCCACAGCAACGTACCAGGAAACATCAAACAGATCTTAAGATTACACAACCTTCAGCAACATACAGTACAATTGCTACACAGACTGATGATgacattacaaaatgtacatgtgcCAGTACTCTAACTACAACAACTCACACCACTTCAGCCCAAAACTCTGATGACGATGAGGTTTCCAGCCATGCAGATAGTGATGAGGACTACCAACCCTCAGATGATGATCAGAG ttctgaTGCTAACGACGATGACATGAATGATGAACCCAAAAACTACCGTCTTAACGCAAAAGCAACCCCTGAAGAACAGAAGCAGTTCCTTGTAAGCGAGTCAGCCCTAGCAGAGTTATTGTCCGTGTGCAGATATTGCAGCAGTGAAGCTGTTCCAGTGATTACAGTATCCAAGGGTACCCTGATTGAGACAAACTCTATCTGTGTAAATGGACATTTGTCCATCTGGAAAAGCCAGTCCAGCCACAACAGCCTGCCATGGAGCAACTTAATGACAGCTACAGCAATTATGTTAAGTGGATGCAACGCAACATCAGTTCTTAGAATGTTTGACCACCTAAATGTCCAGATGTTTTCTATGAGGACTTATAACAGACTACAGTCTTTTTATGTTTCACCAGCAGCTACCATGGCCTGGGATTCCGAACAGTCCAGTTTGCTACAGCAATTGAGAGGGTCTGATGTTATATTGGGAGGTGATGCAAGGTGTGATTCCCCGGGTTATTCTGCCAAGTATGGGTCGTACACCCTAATGGACCTACAGACAAAGAAAATCCTTGACTTCCAATTGATACAG agCAACGAGGTGAAAGGTTCAACGCACATGGAACTAGAGGGCTTGAAGCGTGCTCTGGGATTTCTTAAAGACTATGTAAATATTAAAGAAGTTGTGACAGACAGACACTCATCCATCAAGAAGTATATGAGGATCAGCGAGGGCGACAAAAAACATCTTTTTGATGTATGGCATGTAGCTAAAG GCGTTTCAAAGAAGTTAGAAGCGGCAGCAAAAAAGAGTGGAGGCAAAGACATCCGTCCATGGATCAAATCCATTGTTAACCATATCTACTGGATTTCCTCTTCTTGTGGAATGGATGGGGATTTGAAGACAGCCAAGTGGTTGTCCATCATGAACCACATGTGCAACAAGCATGAAGGGCATTCTAGCATATATCCAAAGTGCGACCATGGTGAATTATCACAAGACCGTCAATGGCTTGAAGAAg GTTCTGTGCCGTATAAGAGAATGAAAGCTGTTGTAGAGAGCAAATACCTTCTGACAGATGTACCAAAGTTATCTCCAGTGTACCAGACCTATGCCTTGGAGGTTTTCCATTCTGTGGTTAACAACTTTGCACCAAAGAGCACCCACTTTTTCTACTCATCTATGCTTGCAAg ATTGTGTGTTGCAGCATTGCACTACAACGAGAACTGCAACAGAGATAGAGCTTTCACTAAAGATGGTCTGCAATGCTTCAGCATGGTTTATCCCAAAGCAAAGAAAGGCAAAGAAGCTGTTGTTAAATCCAGACCTTCACCAGCTACTTATG ATTATGTTCTGCTGATCAAGCAAGCTGTTGTTTCCAGAAGGGAACATGACTGCTCGTCCTATTCGAATGCTGCAGGGGATGTAAAGATACTTCAAAACCATTTTCCGGTCAGTTTGACACAGACATTCGAGCCATTCCAAAAGGCAGACCTCATTGCAAGACACAGGTCCCGCTTTCAGAGATAG